The following coding sequences lie in one Oryza brachyantha chromosome 10, ObraRS2, whole genome shotgun sequence genomic window:
- the LOC102699625 gene encoding uncharacterized protein LOC102699625 has protein sequence METPLSTRRITRSMAKNNDHQRHALHDITNDSPIVGLALTTPASTATKTRPRPRRTPGSGEALLRGQVKTLLQKVDEDPAPNIHALLAVARSPAHLLAPTPANTPHLSAPHAFPLTLPCVLHQEDLIPKLQVIAAALPPPVAQEDENLGECNRALLFEDSPGKSEQSNAGPVVSSSLAFQDSGSDRSPDDDSSSAWSIQVNASSEKGDDDTFTEQDHEEEWLTEDECFDDLCEGMSKISVFDDEEQEEEEEKKVGLPAFQGKHTRFIYDSDGEMEREDVAHVPVENCSMVLRGLPVPEGKHLRFHEEEDEEE, from the exons ATGGAGACGCCGCTTTCCACCAGGAGGATCACCCGCTCCATGGCCAAGAACAACGACCACCAGCGCCACGCGCTCCACGACATCACCAACGACTCCCCCATCGTCGGCCTCGCCCTCACCacgccggcctccaccgccaccaagACGCGCCCCAGGCCCCGCCGCACTCCCGGTTCCGGCGAGGCGCTCCTCCGCGGCCAGGTCAAGACGCTCCTCCAGAAGGTCGACGAGGATCCCGCCCCCAACATCCAcgcgctgctcgccgtcgccaggtCCCCCGCCCACCTCCTCGCTCCCACGCCGGCCAACACGCCGCATCTCTCCGCCCCTCACGCCTTCCCCCTCACGCTGCCATGCGTCCTCCACCAGGAGGACTTGATCCCTAAGCTGCAG GTCATTGCAGCagctctgccgccgccggtggctcAGGAAGACGAGAACCTTGGGGAGTGTAACCGTGCACTGTTGTTCGAGGATTCCCCCGGAAAATCGGAGCAGTCCAATGCTGGGCCGGTGGTCTCATCATCCCTCGCGTTCCAGGACAGCGGCAGCGACAGATCACCGGACGACGACAGTTCATCGGCTTGGTCCATTCAGGTCAATGCCAGCTCGgagaagggcgacgacgacacgtTCACTGAGCAAGACCATGAGGAGGAGTGGCTAACAGAAGATGAGTGCTTTGATGATCTGTGTGAGGGGATGAGCAAGATATCTGTGTTTGACGatgaggagcaggaggaggaggaagagaagaaggTTGGGCTGCCTGCGTTCCAGGGGAAGCACACCCGGTTCATCTacgacagcgacggcgagaTGGAGAGGGAGGACGTGGCACATGTGCCGGTGGAGAACTGCAGCATGGTGTTGAGGGGCCTGCCGGTGCCGGAGGGGAAGCATCTCCGCTtccacgaggaggaggatgaagaAGAATAG
- the LOC102708186 gene encoding proline dehydrogenase 2, mitochondrial-like: protein MARAANGERVCLALKVFRGVYLAREPCLATSLCVSSLIHSSIQDTHDCYNGRATFLLDHVRRGAAAVTLATHNVDSRQLAAARARELGIGRGDRGLQFARLTGMADGLSLDRAPQHRVPGEQVLAVRPVEHIIPYLIRRAKENMGLLSSSSFDKQLLRKELVRRFKVAMLGCE from the exons ATGGCGCgcgcggcgaacggcgagCGCGTGTGCCTCGCGCTCAAGGTGTTCCGCGGCGTGTACCTTGCCAGGGAGCCCTGCCTCGCGACGTCCCTCTGCGTGTCCTCGCTGATCCACTCTAGCATCCAGGACACCCACGACTGCTACAACGGCCGTGCCACGTTCCTCCTCGACCATGTCCGGCGAGGGGCTGCCGCCGTGACGCTTGCCACGCACAACGTCGATTCCAGGCagctcgcggcggcgagggcgcgggagctggggaTCGGCAGAGGTGACCGCGGCCTGCAGTTCGCGCGGCTCACGGGCATGGCGGACGGGCTGTCCCTCGATCGGGCTCCGCAACACCGGGTTCCAGGTGAGCAAGTACTAGCTGTACGGCCTGTGGAACACATAATCCCCTACCTCATTAGACGAGCCAAGGAGAACATGGGTTTGCTCTCGTCTTCCTCCTTCGACAAGCAGCTGCTCCG GAAGGAGTTGGTCAGGAGGTTCAAGGTTGCAATGCTGGGATGTGAGTGA